The following are encoded together in the Lactuca sativa cultivar Salinas chromosome 1, Lsat_Salinas_v11, whole genome shotgun sequence genome:
- the LOC111911948 gene encoding uncharacterized protein LOC111911948 — MEENTKAASAKELLRKIQELETLESHLKQKISKLMLSGNQKKPEHQWSNSAYGGPDGAHKLRIMEPLAMKLTETQFLNIIQSMDLAIHIYGLDLRIFFWNQAAEKLYGYTPVEAYGKTPTELLVDPKDGSLSDYLLERTINGESWSGEFPIRNKKGERFVVMGSNSPFRNEIGGLVGATCVSSASSPYHVKKHARLGFDSQQPQHTSIASKISNLASKVKMKMKTGDNYTNHEDGIDVAYDHSKASTTRGNISSPFGDFFSSKSAEDHFTRKLTIDYGYKSEKKPGIHKIFSSKADAWMGKKTSAWSHKGNVRVESFDTIFGRFGWQRLDIIYEQEPCLQMSSYASSKLDLKLLETTNKSNNKIEALGLLFSSLHVSRSITSNSNSSSNITSIKNNAIIKVERETDSFNYEIVWEDLITKEQIGQGSFGTVYRALWYGSDVAIKLFEYQEYPDDVMVSFKQEVSIMKKLRHPNILLFMGSVTSTPHLCIVTEFLPRGSLFRILQRNTTQLDWKRRLHMAMDIARGMNYLHRCNPPIVHRDLKSSNLLVDKNWTVKVGDFGLSRVKHHTYLKTKSGRGTPQWMAPEILRNEDTDEK, encoded by the exons ATGGAGGAAAACACAAAAGCAGCATCAGCTAAGGAGCTATTAAGAAAGATCCAGGAACTCGAAACTCTCGAATCTCACCTCAAACAAAAAATATCAAAACTCATGCTCTCTGGTAACCAGAAAAAACCTGAGCACCAATGGTCTAATTCAGCGTATGGTGGACCAGATGGTGCACACAAGCTTCGAATCATGGAGCCTTTAGCAATGAAGCTAACAGAAACTCAGTTTTTAAATATAATCCAGTCAATGGATTTGGCCATACATATATATGGTCTTGACCTTCGGATATTCTTCTG GAACCAAGCTGCAGAAAAGCTTTATGGATATACACCGGTTGAAGCTTATGGAAAAACTCCCACAGAGCTTTTAGTGGACCCTAAAGATGGTTCATTATCTGATTATCTCCTTGAACGAACGATAAATGGAGAGAGTTGGTCTGGGGAGTTTCCTATAAGGAATAAGAAAGGAGAAAGATTTGTAGTTATGGGATCGAATTCACCATTTCGGAATGAAATCGGAGGATTAGTTGGGGCTACGTGTGTTTCGAGTGCTTCAAGTCCATATCATGTAAAGAAGCATGCTAGACTTGGCTTTGATTCTCAACAACCTCAACATACATCAATTGCCTCGAAGATATCGAATTTG GCTTCAAAGGTGAAGATGAAAATGAAGACGGGAGACAACTACACTAATCATGAAGATGGGATTGATGTCGCGTATGATCATAgtaaagcaagcaccacaagggGAAATATTTCGTCTCCATTTGGAGATTTTTTTTCCTCCAAAAGCGCAGAAGATCATTTTACCAGAAAACTCACGATAGATTATGGATACAAGAGTGAAAAGAAACCAGGGATCCACAAGATTTTTTCTTCAAAAGCAGATGCATGGATGGGTAAAAAAACAAGTGCATGGTCACATAAAGGAAACGTAAGAGTAGAGTCTTTTGATACTATTTTTGGTCGGTTTGGTTGGCAACGGTTGGATATCATTTACGAACAGGAGCCTTGCCTACAAATGAGTTCTTATGCTTCCTCGAAACTAGACCTTAAACTATTGGAAACTACCAACAAGAGTAATAACAAAATTGAGGCTTTAGGGTTGTTGTTTTCTTCATTACATGTTAGTAGAAGTATTACAAGTAACTCAAATAGCTCTAGCAACATTACGAGCATAAAAAACAATGCCATCATCAAAGTGGAGAGGGAAACTGATAGCTTCAATTACGAAATCGTGTGGGAGGATTTGATAACAAAAGAACAGATTGGACAAG GTTCATTTGGGACTGTATATCGTGCACTGTGGTATGGATCA GATGTTGCGATCAAGTTATTTGAATATCAAGAGTATCCAGATGATGTGATGGTATCATTTAAGCAGGAG GTATCTATCATGAAAAAGCTTCGACATCCAAATATTTTGCTCTTCATGGGTTCGGTGACATCAACTCCACATCTATGCATTGTCACAGAGTTCCTTCCCCG TGGAAGTCTGTTTCGGATACTTCAGCGAAATACAACCCAATTAGATTGGAAACGTCGTCTCCATATGGCCATGGATATA GCACGAGGCATGAATTATCTTCATCGTTGCAACCCACCCATTGTTCACCGCGATTTGAAGTCTTCAAATCTTCTTGTGGATAAGAATTGGACAGTGAAG GTTGGTGACTTTGGTCTCTCTCGTGTCAAACATCACACGTACCTCAAAACAAAGTCGGGGAGAGGAACG CCTCAATGGATGGCACCTGAGATCCTACGTAACGAGGACACGGATGAAAAGTAA